The following proteins are co-located in the Desulfobacterales bacterium genome:
- a CDS encoding efflux RND transporter periplasmic adaptor subunit, with protein MKYHPGGQRLLAAVLLLMLPMVFIACQADTQEADADKAIVEQVRPVKVYELKQNENRRLRKFPGTAQALQHTKVSFRVGGPLIALNAETGRRIQKGDVIARIDPRDFEIRIDSMEARLAASRANYAEARLQYDRYRQLVADNAAARADFDRVKAAFESAEAQVNADSKGLEDAKNALQDTTLYAPFSGYIHHQYAENNEMVQAGQPIVSMLDLSAMEIKIAVPEDLLPAVERFESYACRFTALPDNVYPAEFKEIGKQPNPSNRTYPLTLVIDSDEPMPIRPGMAAEVAITIKEKNGKPKFRVPMSAIVNGSDRQSFVWIVDPEAGTLKRQPVTVGSARQNGFIEISGHLTAGRLIAGAGAHTLTADQKVRVMEPPSETNIGNEL; from the coding sequence ATGAAATATCACCCCGGCGGACAGCGGCTTTTGGCAGCGGTGCTTTTGCTGATGCTTCCGATGGTGTTCATCGCCTGCCAAGCAGATACGCAGGAGGCGGATGCCGATAAGGCGATTGTCGAGCAGGTGCGGCCGGTCAAGGTCTATGAACTCAAACAGAATGAAAACCGCCGGCTCCGGAAATTTCCAGGCACGGCCCAGGCACTTCAGCACACCAAAGTCTCCTTTCGGGTGGGCGGCCCATTAATCGCCCTGAATGCAGAAACCGGACGCCGCATCCAGAAGGGAGATGTCATTGCCCGCATTGATCCCCGTGATTTTGAAATCCGCATCGATAGCATGGAAGCCCGGCTTGCAGCCTCAAGAGCCAATTATGCCGAAGCCAGGCTCCAGTATGACCGGTACCGGCAGCTGGTTGCCGACAATGCCGCGGCCAGGGCGGACTTCGACCGGGTGAAAGCCGCATTTGAAAGCGCCGAAGCCCAGGTCAATGCGGACAGCAAAGGCCTTGAAGATGCGAAAAACGCGCTTCAAGACACCACGCTGTACGCCCCGTTTTCCGGCTATATTCATCACCAATACGCGGAGAACAATGAAATGGTGCAAGCCGGCCAGCCAATTGTCTCCATGCTTGATCTGTCCGCCATGGAAATTAAAATCGCCGTACCCGAAGACCTCCTTCCGGCGGTCGAACGGTTCGAGTCCTATGCCTGCCGGTTTACCGCCCTGCCGGATAACGTCTACCCGGCAGAATTCAAGGAAATCGGCAAACAGCCGAATCCGTCAAACCGCACCTATCCCCTGACCCTGGTAATTGACAGCGATGAGCCCATGCCGATCCGCCCGGGCATGGCAGCGGAGGTCGCCATCACCATCAAAGAAAAAAATGGAAAACCGAAATTCAGAGTGCCCATGTCCGCCATAGTAAACGGCAGTGACCGGCAGTCCTTTGTCTGGATCGTCGACCCGGAAGCCGGAACACTGAAACGACAGCCGGTGACCGTGGGGTCGGCCCGCCAAAACGGCTTTATCGAAATATCCGGGCACCTGACCGCCGGCCGGCTGATTGCCGGCGCCGGTGCCCATACGTTGACCGCGGATCAAAAGGTCCGCGTGATGGAACCGCCCAGTGAAACCAATATCGGCAATGAGTTATAA